CATATAGCGGGTGAAGTCATGTCCCTTCCCAAGGGCATCCCCGTTCCCTGCCGCTACGATGACCGGCACATCCGGGCCGCTCTCGGCCGCGCGGAACACGGCTGCCAGGAACGCCGCCTGCTGGTGGCGATATTCCGCGTCTATGAACTTGTAGGACAACCCCGCGATTTCGACGTCACTCTTTGCTTGCAGGCTGACGTTGACCACAGAGCCAGTCTCCATGGCCTCAGCGATCTTGTTGGCCGTGGGGAGGTTCCAGGGAACGCCGAGGACCGTTTCCGGCAGCTTTCCACCCAGCAGTTTAGCCGCGGCCCATGTCTTTTCCAGCCATGTGGGCCGGACGTCCATGACCTCGGACCGTCGTCCCGCCGTGGTGGCTTGAAGGGCCGTCAGGTTCCCATGGAAGTCGCCGCACGGGCCACCCTTGGACGGCGGCTCCTTTGGGTCGTAGGGCAGGTCAACGAATTTCGCGGGCTTCTCCGGCCCCTGGGCCGGCCCCACCAGGAACACGGGGCTGACCTCCACCACCCATGTTTCCTGGCGTAGCCGGGCAATAAGTGCGCCTTCCTTCCCTGAGAGGACGGACACCGTGTAGAGTCCCAGCCGGACGTTGGCCTCGACGATGGTTCCTTCTGCGGATCCCGCCGTTCGGGCCACCTGATCAGGCGTTACTCCCTCAATCACCACCAGACTCACCCAGCCTTGAAAGGCTGGGACAGTGACAGTCCCGCCCTCCGGGATGGTGTATGTGACGGGCCCAATGGAGGGCAGTTGGCCAGTAAACTCCAGCAGGGTCGGGATCGCCTTTGGTGTGGGCGTCGGCACGGGCGCAGGCGCGGCGGTCGGCGCGGGGACCGGCGGTGCCGTCGGGACCGGCGCGGGTGTGTTCGTCGCCGTGGGCGTCGGCGTCGGTGGACGCGGCGTGGGCGTGGTGGTGGGGACTGCCGTGGTCGGCGCGGTCGGCGCGGGTGGGACAGGCGCGGCTATCGCCGTGGGCGCGGGCGTCGGGGACGCGGGCGTCACGGGCGTCACGGCGGGCGGCGTGCAGGCGGCGAGGGCCAGGGCGGCGGCCGCCAGGGCGATGAAAAAGACCCTGCTTGTGTTCATACCGCACCCTCCCCAGGACACGATATTAGAACGACGACTGCATCAAAATGTGGCTTGAGCGCCGGATACCACTACTATACGGCGCGTCTTATAGTCCGTCAAGCCCGCGGATAGCGTTTCGCGGCGCGGCCCCGCGCCAACTTGACGCCCCCTCAGCGCGGGACGATACTCATGGAGGGTAAGGGGGACAGATGCTTCGCTACGACTACGTGGTCATCGGCTCCGGCATCGCGGGCCTGTACGCCGCCATGAAGGCCCAGCAGCACGGCAGCGTCCTGGTCATCACCAAGGGCCCGCTGGAGGAGTGCAACACCCGCTACGCCCAAGGGGGCATCGCCGCGCCCATCGCGTCGGACGACTCTCCCGCCATCCACATGGAGGACACGCTGAAGGCGGGCGCGGGCCTGTGCGACTCGGAGGCGGTCCGCATCCTTACCCAGGAGGCGGCGGACTGCATCGAGGACCTCATCCGCTTCGGCGTGCCCTTCGACACCGCCGACGGCGAGATTCATCTGACCCTTGAGGGCGGCCACTCCAGGCCGCGGGTGCTGCACGCGGGCGGCGACGCCACGGGCAAGCACATCGAGCTGACGTTGGGCAGCGTCGTCCGCTCGTCGCGGGTGGCCGTGCTGGAGAACTGCCTGGCGACGGCGCTGACGGTGGAGGACGGGGTCGCGCGCGGGGTGAGCATCATGGACGTGCGGACAGGCTCCACCGAGGAGGTCCGCAGCAAGTACGTGGTGCTGGCGACCGGCGGCGCGGGACGCCTGTTCAGCTACACGACGAACCCCGAAGGGGCGACCGGCGACGGCGTGGCCCTGGCCTTCCAGGCGGGCGTCGAGCTGGTGGACATGGAGTTCTACCAGTTCCATCCCACGGCGCTGCACCTGCCCGGCGCGCCGCCGTTCCTGATCAGCGAGGCGCTGCGCGGCGAGGGGGGCATCCTCCGCAACGTGCGCGGCGAGCGTTTCATGCCGCGGTACACGCCCCAGGCGGAGCTGGCCCCCCGCGACGTGGTGGCGCGGGCCATTGTCCAGGAGATGCAGCGGACGGACAGCGATCGGGTGCTGCTGGACATGACCCACCTCTCGCCGAAGCACGTGCGGACGCGCTTCCCCACCATATCCCTCTACTGCGCGCACTACGGCCTGGATATCGCCAGGGACCCCATTCCCGTGGCGCCCGCCGCGCACTATATGATCGGCGGCGTGGGCACCTCTGTCTGGGGTGAGGCCTCCACCCCCGGACTGTACGCCTGTGGAGAGGTGGCCTGCACGGGCGTCCACGGGGCGAACCGGCTGGCCAGCAATTCACTCCTGGAGGGCATCGTCTTCGCGCGGCGGGTTGTCGAGCGGACCGCCGGCGGCCCGACGGCCAAGTCGGCCCCGGCGCCTATTCCGGTCACGCGCATGACGCTGCCGACACGCAAGAAGAAGGCGCGCGCGGGGGCGGCCCCCTCTTTGCAGGATGTACAGCGCCTCATGTGGCGGTATGGCGGCATGACCCGGGATGGAGAGGGCCTGACCAGGGCCTGCGAGCAGATGGCTCAGTGGGAACCAGGCAGTCTTCAAGCCAGCGACCGGTCTTCCTACGAGCTGCGCAACCTGGTCGTCGTGGGGCGGCTGCTCAGCGAGGCCGCGCTGGCCCGGCAGGAGAGCCGCGGGGCGCACTATCGCACGGACTATCCGCAGACCTCGCCGGAGTGGGAGCGGCGCATCATCTTCCGCAAAGAGCCGTAGAACTCATTTCAAAAGTTTGCCTCCTCACCCTGAGCATGTCGAAGGGTGAGCGTGGTAACTTCTCCCGCTCGTGCTGAGCATGTCGAATCATGAGCGGATTCCAGTCGTCCTTTGGACTCCGAGGAGTTTTGGCATAGCTTCCAGTGTCGTGCCCTGGAAATGTGTGGCATAAGTCCAATTCGCTCACATCCCACGGGCGTTGACACCACCCCCACGCCGCCGCTATAGTTGCGCGCGGGGTGGCCATGTCTGATGGGCTATGGCTCCGAGTCCGGCTTGCGCTTTTCGCCGTCCTTGCCCTTGCCACGGTGGCCGGGCTGGCGGTCTTCTACGTCCGGTTGCCCAGACCGGAGCCTGTCGTCGTCACGCTGACCCCCGTCGCGGCGGCCACGCCGGGAGCGCGTCCCGTGGTGGTGTACGTGAGCGGCGCGGTGCACAGCACGGGCGTCTATACGCTGCGCGACGGCGACCGGGTGGCGCGGGCGGTGGAGGCGGCGGGAGGCTTCGTGCCGGAGGCCGACCAGGCGCGCATAAATCTGGCGGCGTTGCTCAAGGACGGACAGCAGGTCCACGTGCCCGCCCTTGCCGAACGGACGGCGTCCGCCGCGGCGACCGCGACGGGCGCGGCGACGCTCGCGGGTCTCGTCAACATCAACACCGCGACGGCGGACGAGCTGAAGGCGCTGCCCGGGATCGGCGACAGCTACGCGCGGGCGATCGTGGACTACCGGACGCGGAACGGCCCGTTCCAGCGCCCGGAGGACATCGTCAAGGTGCGGGGCATCGGCCCCCAGACCTACCAGCGGCTCAAGGACCTGATTACGGTCGAGTAGCAGGCAAGCAGGAATCATTACATAGGAGGACAGCTATGGCATCGGGACCTCTCGACGGCATCCGGGTCATTGACTTCTCGCGGTTCATGATCGGCCCGCTGTGCACCACCATTCTGGGCGACATGGGTGCGGACGTGATTATGATCGAGGACCCTCTGTCGCGGTCGGCGGCGGCCGGCTGGTACAACCAACGGGCGAACGACGAGCGCCGCCTCTACGGCGCCCTGCAGCGCAACAAGCGCAGCATCTTCCTTGACCTGAAACAGCCGCAGGGTCGCGAAATCCTGCACAAGCTGGTGAAGAGCGCCGACGTGGTGGTGGACGAGTTCCGGCCCGGCGCGATGAAGCGGCTGGGCGCGGACTACCCCACGCTCAAGAAGCTCAACCCGCGCATCGTCGCCTGCTCCATGAGCGGCTACGGACAGACCGGCCCCTACCGCGACATCCCCGGCTTCGACCCGAACTGGCTGGCCGTCTCCGGCTTCCTTGACCTGTACGGCGCCTCCAACGGGGAGTACGTGCTGCCCGGCGCGCCCGTCGGCGACTACACCTGCACCATGTTCGGCGTGGTGGGCATCATGATGGCGCTGTACATGCGGGAGAAGACGGGCAAGGGCCAGTTCGTTGACGTCGGCGCCGCGGACGCTCTCACCTACTGGGTCGGCGCGCGTCACTGGCCGCTCTGGCTGGCGGAGGGCAAGAAGCCGCTGCGGGGCAAGCGCTGCACGAACATCTGGCGCACCAGGGACGGCGGGCACATGGTCTTCTCCTTCGGCATGAAGGTCTTTTGGGACCGCTTCGTCGAGGCGACCGGCATCGACAAGAAGTACCTGGACTACTGGGAGGACCGCGGCTCCGGCGAGGTGGTGGACTACCTCCCGAACGCCGCGCGCATCAAGGAGCGCATCGCCGAGTCGAACGCCGCCGTCCAGAAGGCCATGCTCACCCACACGCGGGACGAGTGGGCGCGCATCTTCAAGAAGGCGGACGTCTGCTTCAGCCCGGTGTACGACCTGGCCGAGAGCATCAATGACCCCCACCTCAAGGCGCGCGGGATGGCGGTGGAGTTCAAGCACCCCAGCGGCAAGAAGGTCATTCAGGTGGGGAACCCCATCAAGCTGTCCGGCGCGTCCAGCTCCATCCGGCTGCCCGCGCCCAGGGCCGGTGAGCACACCGCCGCTGTGCTGAAGGAGTTGGGCTTTTCGGGGAAGGATGTCCAGGCGCTTAACAAAGCGGGCGTCATCGGCTAGCACGGACGCTTGGTCCTTCCGTGGAAGGAGACGATGACGCTGGCGTACCTCGGCGGTGCGCTCGCGGTCGGCGTGCTGGTAGCGAGCTGGCTGCCGGGGACGCCATCGCTTTTGCTTCTTGCCCCGCTGCCGATGCTTGTCCTTGTTGGCGTCCTGCTCCGGCGGCGGCCCG
This is a stretch of genomic DNA from Dehalococcoidia bacterium. It encodes these proteins:
- a CDS encoding CaiB/BaiF CoA-transferase family protein, producing the protein MASGPLDGIRVIDFSRFMIGPLCTTILGDMGADVIMIEDPLSRSAAAGWYNQRANDERRLYGALQRNKRSIFLDLKQPQGREILHKLVKSADVVVDEFRPGAMKRLGADYPTLKKLNPRIVACSMSGYGQTGPYRDIPGFDPNWLAVSGFLDLYGASNGEYVLPGAPVGDYTCTMFGVVGIMMALYMREKTGKGQFVDVGAADALTYWVGARHWPLWLAEGKKPLRGKRCTNIWRTRDGGHMVFSFGMKVFWDRFVEATGIDKKYLDYWEDRGSGEVVDYLPNAARIKERIAESNAAVQKAMLTHTRDEWARIFKKADVCFSPVYDLAESINDPHLKARGMAVEFKHPSGKKVIQVGNPIKLSGASSSIRLPAPRAGEHTAAVLKELGFSGKDVQALNKAGVIG
- the nadB gene encoding L-aspartate oxidase, encoding MLRYDYVVIGSGIAGLYAAMKAQQHGSVLVITKGPLEECNTRYAQGGIAAPIASDDSPAIHMEDTLKAGAGLCDSEAVRILTQEAADCIEDLIRFGVPFDTADGEIHLTLEGGHSRPRVLHAGGDATGKHIELTLGSVVRSSRVAVLENCLATALTVEDGVARGVSIMDVRTGSTEEVRSKYVVLATGGAGRLFSYTTNPEGATGDGVALAFQAGVELVDMEFYQFHPTALHLPGAPPFLISEALRGEGGILRNVRGERFMPRYTPQAELAPRDVVARAIVQEMQRTDSDRVLLDMTHLSPKHVRTRFPTISLYCAHYGLDIARDPIPVAPAAHYMIGGVGTSVWGEASTPGLYACGEVACTGVHGANRLASNSLLEGIVFARRVVERTAGGPTAKSAPAPIPVTRMTLPTRKKKARAGAAPSLQDVQRLMWRYGGMTRDGEGLTRACEQMAQWEPGSLQASDRSSYELRNLVVVGRLLSEAALARQESRGAHYRTDYPQTSPEWERRIIFRKEP
- a CDS encoding ComEA family DNA-binding protein, which codes for MSDGLWLRVRLALFAVLALATVAGLAVFYVRLPRPEPVVVTLTPVAAATPGARPVVVYVSGAVHSTGVYTLRDGDRVARAVEAAGGFVPEADQARINLAALLKDGQQVHVPALAERTASAAATATGAATLAGLVNINTATADELKALPGIGDSYARAIVDYRTRNGPFQRPEDIVKVRGIGPQTYQRLKDLITVE